Genomic segment of Streptococcus pneumoniae:
AGTCATCCAAGGGAATAAAGGAGGTTTAAATGACTTAACTGATGCAGATCGCTTGGAGCTGGCTCAGTTTGCTCAAATCACCATCAATGATATGCGCTCACAAATGGGTATTACGTCAAAAGCCCTCATCTCAACAGGCTCCATGAAGATTGCGGATATGGTCGCAAAAGAATACCTAGCAGATGATTGGGATTCTGAAAAAGGGCATGACATTCAGGGCATCATCCGAGTAAAAGATCGTACAGGTCAAAAATTGGACGAAGATTTTTCTCCTGAAGCACATCGTTTTTCTAAAGATTATACGATGGCATCTTTAAAGAGCCAAGTAGCTAGTTTTATCTTCCAAATGATGTTCTATGACTACTCTTCCTCTCAGCACTTCGGGCATGCTATTTCTCTCTTGAACTTAGACTCTAAATTCCGGGATGCTCGTAAAGGGGACCAATACTTTGGCTTGTCTGGTTACACAGGCTCTAAAAACTCTGGCTACCTCTTGGAATTCACAGATGGTCCTGCTAAACCAGAATACGCAGGCACGCCAATCGCGAACCCAATCTCTAAGGAAGCCTTGCAAGAAGCGGTTCGTACAGCAGAAGGGAAATTGACTACGGTACAAAGCAAGCTAGCGCCTGCAGAGGCACTTGTCGCAACTGCTCAAAGTAAATTGCAATCTGCTCAATCTGACCTTCGTACAGCAGAACGCACCCTTGCAAATGCTAAAGCAGTCCCTGTTCAAACTCCAAAAGCCCAAGTAGCTCTTGATACCGCAAAGGCGAATCTTATAACTGCTCAAGCAGCCTTGACAACCGCTCAAGGAGAACTTGCCACTGCTAAAACTGACTTAGCGAAGAAACAAACAGCGTTGACAGAAGCTCAGAAAGCTCTTACTTTGGCAAAAGCGGATGTAGCGACTAGCCGAGCAAATGTGGAGAACAAGAGCCATGCCCTTACTACGGCGCAAGCGACTCTTTCTTCTGCCCAAAAGACAATGGCAGACAAAAAAGCAGCTCTTGCCGACAAACAGGCTGCCCTTACAACGACTCAAAGAGAATTGGCGAAAGCGCAAGATGCCTTGAAAGCTGCACAAGCAACTCTTGCAACAGCGAAAAGCAATGCCCAAAAACTAGCCAACCTTAAAGTGGAACTAGAGGCTCTTCAAAAAGAAGCAGAAACAGCGAAACAAGCATTGGATGCTGCTAAGGGACAAGTGGCTACTCTCACCAAAGAAAAGAACACAGCCCAAAGCAACTACGACAAGGCGGTTAACAACCTAAAAGTCCTAGAAGCTCAGTACAAGGCTTATCAAGACTACCTTGCAGCTAAAGCAGAAGCGGACCGCTTGGAACAAGAACGTTTAGAGGCTGAACGCAAAGCAGAAGAAGCTCGTCAAAAAGCCGAACAAGATGCCAAAGCTAAAGAAGAGGCAGAACGTCTCGCTGCAGAAGCAAAAGCCAAGGCGGAAGCAGAACGCCTAGCACGAGAACAGGCTGAAAAAGCTCGTATCGAGGCTGAGAAAAAAGCGAAGGAAGAAGCGGATCGTCTTGAAGCCGAGCGACTTGCTAAAGAATTGGCAGAGAAAGAGGCAGCCGCTAAAGCGGAAGCGGAACGGATTGCTAAAGAGCAGGCCGAAAAAGAAGCTGCTGCAAAAGCAGAAGCGGAACGTTTAGCACGTGAGAAAGCGGAACAAGAAGCAAAAGCCAAAGCCGAGGCAGAGCGTTTGGAGAAAGAACGTAAAGAAGCAGAGGAAAAGGCAAAAGCTGAAAAAGACGCAGCAGAAAAAGCCCGCTTAGAAGCAGAAGCTAAGGCCAAGGCTGAAGAAGAGGCGAAAGCGAAAGCAGAAGCAGAACGCTTAGCCCGTGAAAAGGAAGAAGCGGAAAAACTAGCCAAAGAACAAGCAGAAAAAGAAAAGGCGGAACAAGAGGCGAATAAAGATAAAGACAAGGAAACTCCTAGTCAACCAGAAGTGAAACCGGACACTCCAAAAGACCCAGTGACTCCTGCTCCAGAAACCAAGCCAGAACCTACTAAACCAGAGGTGCCGACAAAACCAGCTGAACCGGTTGAAAAACCAACCCATAGTGTTGGAGCCCCTGCCTTCCGCGAGGATCTTCCAACCTTTGACCTATCTACCTTAGTGAAGAACGAGGAAGAGACTGAAAAGGAGAAAGAAGGCAAAGAACCAACAGTTCCTGTCGAAACTCCAGCAGCAACACCGAAACCTACCCCTGTACCAGTACTAGCAGGTCATGTAGGGACTAGTTATGGGGTTGGCAGTAGGGTACAAACTCCGTCTTATTCTCGCACAGAAAAATATAGAGAGTTGCCAAAAACAGGTGCAAGAGAAAGTCTAGCTTTGATGGCGCTTGGAACAGTTCTATCAAGTTTAGGACTTGTTGTGAAAAGAAAATATAAATAAAATACTTTAAGATTTGACATACTTAAATGATCGGTAAAAGCTAACATAAGACAAGGAATAGTCATGGATTTTTTAACTCAATTTAAGGAAAAAGCTGTCCAAGTTGGAGGCTTTATGAAAGAAACGACTCAAACAGTGATTTCTGAGCAGCAGAAAAATTCTGAGATAAACCGTAAGAAAAAAGAAATTGCTCAGTTACAAGAGAAGATTGATGATTTGTATCGTCTGATTGGTATTCAATATATTCAAAATTTTTATGATGAATCTTCTGAAGAAACAGTTTTTAGAGATGAATTAGAGCGTATTAAAGATTTTTATCATAAACAATTGCAGCTACAAAGGGAAATTGATTTAGATTTTAGTGATAGTAGAGAATGTCAGTGCGGTGAACAGGTTTCTTTGTTGCATTTATTTTGCCCTTACTGTGGGAAAACATTGAAAAAGGACATGTGATATGGATAAGTATGTATTACAGAAAAAATGTTTTTCTTGTTTTAAAGATATTGGTATTGGCTGGACTTTTTGTGCAAATTGTGGCGAAATGGTTAATAACACTGGTTCTAAGATCACTTTATCTGCCTCAATTAATGATTTATTTGATCATGAGGATGTGCAAACAAAGCCCACATTTCAATCAAAATCAAGTATCTTTAATAAATTTACCGAGAAGGTCAAAACAACCGTTTCTCATCAACTAGATAAGGGAGACGAAGTTTTAGTTTCAAATATTTCTCCATTCATGTTCATTCTATCGAAAAATGGAGTGGAGACACAAAAAATTGACGATATCTTTTTGTCGGATAGGAAAGGTACGATCGGAAAAGATCTTAGAGGATATTACTATTGTAATATTCATCACCCCGTGACCATTAATGCAACAGTATTACCACAAGGGGAAAAGCATTATTTTGTAAATGGCGACCATTTGAAAATTGTAGACACTATTTACATCTTCAGTATAATGAATCAAGAGAAAGTCGAGTGGCAAATAGTTGATATGACTAGTGATTTAGCTCAAGAGTTAATTCCCGAACAGATTGATATTGATGAAAAAGGGAATATTTTTGTGATGCCAACTGCTTTGGATCAGGTAACTATCAATAAAGTATCTAGGAACGAAAAAACTAGATTGAAACCTGATGATTTATTATCTTATAATCATAGACTATTTTTACTTATGGAAGATAAATTGATTTTTCAAGCTCCTCTGAAAGATAGTGAAACAGAGACTATCATGGAAAATGTCTATGCGCAGGGTATTGATAGCCATTTAGACGTTCATATAAGAGAACGTAGAGCGGGTACTAAGCTCTTGCTATCAGATATTCAGTTTTCAGTATCACCTGGAGAAATGGTTTTAATCCTAGGTGGTTCTGGAGCAGGAAAAACTACACTAATTAATGCGATTATGGGTAGTGAAAAAGCAGATGCCACTATTTTATTAGGAAATAAGAATATCTATAATGATTTTGAGCAAGTGAAGCGAATGATTGCTAATGTACCTCAATTTAGCCTACATCGAGAAAAAGATACAGTTTACATGACCATTAAGAATGCTGCTGAGATGAAACTCATTAGAGATTTTGTTAGAGATGATGTACTGCTAAAAGAAAAGATTGATTCTGTTTTAGACACGGTTAGTCTATCTAAAAAGAGAGACAGCCTCGTGTCGGAATTGAGTGGTGGGGAGAAGAAAAGGCTTAGTATTGCGACAGAATATATTTCAGATCCACTTGTTTTTATACTAGACGAGCCAGATTCTGGAGTAGATGGTAGCAATGCTCGTTCTATTATGTCTAGTCTTCGAAATATTGCTAATCAAGGTAAAATCATTTTAGTCATTTCTCATAATCCAGATCGAACACCTTCGGATTTTGATAAAGTTGTAGTTCTAGCTAAAAGTGAGCAGGAATCCTGTGGGAAACTGGCTTTTTATGGTTCAGTCGAAGATACGCTTGCCTTTTTTGAAACAGATCAGTTAGAGTTGGTTGTTGCAGAAATAGAGAGAAGACCTGATTACTATATAAATAAGTATGCTGATTTTCTTTCAAAATAGTAAAGGAGATATTTATGAACTATGCATCACATAGAGAGCAAATTTTAGTTTATTTAGGAAAATTTAAGAGAGGATTCGTTCATACAAAAGGATGGACAACTTTTATCAGTGCTTTAGTAATTTCTTTAATTGCGTGTCTTGTATCAGGTGAAGAGGGATTTTCACGAGGGATTATATCATCTAAGATTGATCAGACATCCTTTATTGTTACTTGTGCTTGTATTTGGATAGGTTTATTTAATTCTATTACCTTAATTTGTCAAGAGCGTGATATTGTTAAGCACGAATATCGGAGTGGAATGAAACTATCTGCGTATATTGCCGCACATATGATTTTTCAAGCTTTGATTGTTTTGGTTGAGGCTTTAATAGTTACAGGAATTATTCTTTTGTTCTATAAATCAGATATTGATTCTCTTGAAAGATTTGGTAGTTTTGTTATTTTTAGATATGTTGCTTATTTTTTGACTATTTTTTTAACGATTTATGCAGCGGATGCTTTAGGGCTTTTATTGTCTTCGATTGTTAAAAATATAGAGCAAGCTATGGTAATCATGCCGTTCACACTTCTTTTACAATTTCTATTTTCAGGTCAGATTGAATTAGAAGGGCTACTAGCAGTATTAACGAATGCAACAATCAGCCGTTTTAGTTTAGATGGTTTACTGTATCTAGCTAGTTCTAAAAATAAGTTGGAAACAGATTTTGTAGGAATAGCTGGTGGAGATCCATATCCAATTTTCTTTTGCTGCCTAGTTCTAATCATTTTTTCAGTCGGTTTTTCATATCTCTCAATGAAACGTTTGAAATCTGTTGAACATGATACACGTGATTAAAGAATAGGATAAGAATAGGTGAAAATTTTTAAAGTCAATTGATATTCAACATGTTTGATAGTTTGAATGAAAGATTGAAGCACGATAAATTTAACTAATTAATTTGACAAACTATAAAGATTGATATAAAATATAATCACAAGCACTCCTTTTGCTCCCTGTTTCATAGCAACTGGAGTCATTTTTTTATAGAAGGAAGATAAAAATGTCATCATCAGATAGGCGTGTGCAATTATCTAAGGATTTGAATGGAGAAATGAAAGCATTTTTCCCTCTCGATTCCTTGATTACACATTTATCAGAAAAATTAGCAATGAGCGAAAAGGAAATTGAGTTGGCTCAGGATTTTCTACGTTGCTATAATTATTACTCCTTTTCTGTATTTGTGAAGCAAGTACCGAATAACATATTAGCAGGCAAGTTTCAAGCAGCAGTTACCTTATATGAATTTAATGAATGGTTGTCTCATTCTCTTTTTAATTTTTCTGGAAGATTAGAGCAGTTCATAAAAGCAACTTTTATTGAGTCACTGTGTGGTCAATATACCGGAGACTATCAAAAAGGAGAATGTTATTTGGATGAATCTATTTATGAAACAGAAGCATTGTATCAAGAATTTATTGAAATCATAGAAAAACATTTGTCTGAAAACCAAAGTCTTTCCATTCAACATCATATTTCTAATAAAAATTCGAAATTCCCTATTTGGGTTTTGTTTCAAGAAATGACTTTTGGAGAGACAACTCGTTTCATCAGTTCTTTAAAGAAGGATTTTCGAGAACAATGGATAGAGTCTGCTTTCCTTTCTAAAAATATTATCAATCCCAAAATTCACGGAGAGGAGATTAAGAGTAAGTTATTTGGCTGGGTATCTGCTGTTTGGTATATGAGAAATAGAACTGCTCATCATTTACGTCTTTATGGACAAAATTTTACAGTAGCCACACCAAGTTTCTTTTCAAGTGATTTAAGGAAAATAAATAGAAATGCTATGGTTAAAAAGCAGAAAACCCATAATAAAGATTTATTTGCTTATCTATTAGCAATGAAAAATTTGATTCAGTATCATTCTGCTATTTTTATTCAAGATTGGAATCATTTTTTGATAACATTAGAGGCTAATATGATAGGAAATCCTGCTATCATATTGGCTAGTAAAATTGGTTTTCCAAGTAATTGGAAACAAGTTTTATGGATTGATGAGTAGCAGATAGCAAAATAATAGTAGAAAGCAAGAGCTGTTAAAGTAGCTCTTGCTTTTTTATGACAAACGAAGTTTTAAATTTTATTTTTCTGGCATACTTCATTTGTAATAATCAGTTTCTAAAAAAGCCATTAACAAATATGTTAATGACTTTTTTTGATGTCTTTTTAGAAATTTGATGATTGCAAATTTATTAATCAAGAAAGATATTGTTATGAATCAAGCCAGAAAAAATATTCAAAAAAAGAATTCAGAAATAGTAGCAATACTTAATGCTCCTACTCTAAATGAGTTAGTTAGTATTAAAGCAAGTCAAGCCCCAAATAGAATAAATCCGTTACTAAACGATGAAGCTACTTTTGAACTTAAAACAGGATTATTATTCGTTGAAAATTATTTGAATCAGCATTGTTTCAAAGTTTGTGTAATGAAAATGCTCGACTTTTTGACGATTAAATTAGCAGAAAAGAATCAATATAAAGTTAGTGAAAAAAAAAAGATAAATCCAAACATTCAATTTTCAATAGAAGAATATGCAATTCTTTTAGGAAAGGTAAATCCTCGAAGCGCCTCTACAAAGAAAAATGTTCGAAGAGTTATTAATCAAACGTTAGATATAATTTATAATTTCTCTTTGGAAACTGAGGAAAAAAGAGGTGCTGAGATAGTTCGTTTTAAAAAGATGCGAATCTGTCAAAGTTATGAATGTGAAAATAGTGTATTTACGTTTACATTTACAGAAATATTTGCAAGATATTTATTGAGCGCTTACATTATGCAGTATCCAATTTCACTATTGAAGTTAGATGAACGTAACAGTAATGCTTATGTTATCGGCCGAAAACTAGCCTTACATCAAAGTATATCTAATAATATAAAAAAAGGAACACATAAAATTATTAGCGTTGAAAGTTTGTTGAACATAGCGCCCGATATTCCTAATATTGAAACCGTTAGAATAGGAAACGGAGCGTGGACGGAAAGAATTGCAGATAAGTTAGAAAAAGTACTAGATCTTTTAGTGGAACATAAGATTATTGAAAAGTGGAATTATTGTAATTCAAAAGGTTTAGAACTATCTGATGAACAGCTTGACAATTTTGGAAGTTATCACATATTTAAAGAGTCAAAGATTAAGTTTTCATTGTATGGGTTGGCTAGCTTTGATTAGTAGTGGGGTATATTTAGTTAGGAAATGGGGTAACTGTGATGAGGTATAGGGGTAACTTTAATGAGGTAAAAAAATTTTTAATGCTTGTTGCAGCTGCATTTATAGGCACTCAAAAATTTCAATACTAATAATATTATTAATGACCATTGCCACCAAATTTGAAAATTTGGTGACATGCTAAAATATATCCTGTAAAATAAAAAGCCGGTTTTTATTTTACAGGGAAGGAGCAATTGGATGGTTATTGATCAAATAAAAGATAAACTCGTAAACTATGTAGAAGGATTAACAGAGCATAGTTTTAAGGGGAATAGAAAAGGGTATACTTGCCCTTCATGTGGCAGTGGTACTGGAAAGAATAAGACTGGTGCCTTCGCGATACAGAACGATGGTAGACGATGGAAATGTTTTTCATGTGGTAATAGCGGAGATATCTTTGACTTGATTGGACTGGTAGAAGGACTTGATGATTTTCCAAGCAGGTTGAAACGTGCAAGTGAACTTTTTAATATAGATATTTCTGAACATGATTCGAATCAATTTATAAAAAAAGAAAGAGGTAAAGTAATGAATGAGAAAGTGTTAATGAAAGAAAATGAACAAGTTGATTATACAAAATTTTATAAAGAAGCACATAGTCGTATTTCAGAAACAGATTATGCAAAAAAACGTGGATTGAGTGATGAGATATTGAACAAGTTTTTGATTGGCTATGATTCAAATTGGAAACATCCGAATGTGAAAAAAGAAGTATCTGGAAGCCCGCGTTTGATAATACCGACAAGTAAAACAAGTTACTTTGCACGAGATGTTCGAAATGTAATACCGGAATTTCAACAACCTTATATAAAAAGTAAGGTGGGTGGTAACAATTTATTTAATGTTAAAGTATTGAATCAACAGCTTGAACAACCGATTTTTGTTGTCGAAGGAGAGATAGATGCTCTTAGCATAATGGAAGTAGGTGGAGTAGCTGTAGCTTTAGGAAGCACTAGCAATGTAAACAAATTCATGGATGCAGTAACGAAAGTAAAACTTCAACGTCCACTAATTCTAGCGCTTGATAATGATGTTAAAGGACGAGAAACAACTGAAATATTGGCAAAACATTTGACAGAAAAAAATATTAGTTTTATTGTTGCAAATCTTATGACACAAGATATAAAAGATCCGAATGAGATGCTTGTAAAAAATAGAGAACTGTTTACAACATTTGTTATAGAAGCAATAAACAGTGCAAAAACTGAGAAAGAGAAGTATCTTGATTTAGCAACAAAGCATTTTATTCAAGATTTTATGGACGGTGTTGCAGAGAGTACAAATACACCATTTATTCCTACAGGATTTGATGAAATTGATAATTTACTAGATGGAGGATTATACGAAGGCTTGTATGTCGTTGGTGCGATTTCGTCACTTGGAAAGACTACACTCGTAACTCAAATAGCGGATCAAATAGCAGAGCAGGGCTACGATGTCTTAATTTTTAGTCTTGAAATGGCTCGTAGCGAAATTATGGCTAAAAGTATCAGTCGTCATACTGTAAAAGAAATACTTAATGTTGGAGGCGATATGAGAAACGCTAAGACTGTTAGAGGTATCACAGTAGGAAGCAAGTATGCCAATTATAGCAAGATAGAACGTGAACTGATTAGTTCTGCTGTTGGAAAATATGGTGATTATGCGAAGCATCTTTTTATTATTGAAGGTATTGGTAACATAGGTGTTAATGAAATTAGAGATACTGTTACTAAACACTACAATTTCACTGGAAATAGGCCAATTGTCATAGTTGACTATTTGCAAATCCTTGCTCCATTGAATGAAAGAGCCACCGATAAGCAAAATACGGATAGAGCTGTATTAGAATTAAAACGAATCAGTCGAGACTTTAAAATACCTCTAATTGCCATTTCGAGTTTTAATCGTGAAAATTATACAAGTCCTGTAAGTATGCAGTCGTTTAAGGAAAGTGGAGCTATTGAATATTCCAGTGATGTTTTAATGGGATTGCAATTTAAAGGAGTAGGAGAATCAAGCTTTGATGTTAATGATGCAAAGGCGCAACATCCTCGGGAAATAGAAGTAGTTGTTCTAAAAAATCGCAATGGACGAACAGGAACCAAGATGGAACTTGAATTTTATTCTATGTTCAACTATTTTCATGAAAGGAGAGCGCGATGAATTTTGATTTTTCGAAACTTGAAGCTTTGTCAGAAACTAAAAAAGCTAGCAAGCGTAGTGAAGCTCAATTAGATTCTAAATTTACAGTTGAAAGTAGTTTATTCGATTTACAACATGATGCAGATATAAGAAAGATTCAACTAGAGAGGGCTTTGAAAATAAATCGAGAGTATTTGAAAAATAAAGTTGATAGTGCTTCCCACATTGCTGAAATTATAAAAGGTCTGCAAGAAGGTATCAGCATTTATCATTTATTTTTGAAAGCCATGTCATCACTTTCAATACTTACTAATGATAGTAATTTATATGAACAGACTAGATCTACATTGATGACAGTTCATGGATTTGGCCTTAAGTTAGATGATGCTAAAGAATTAGAATATGACGAAGTATTAGAACGCTTGAGAAAACTAAAACTAGCATATTCAAAAGAAGTAAATTTAAAAGATAGAATGAGAATTGAAAATGCTATTAAAAGACATGAAATGATGTTGAAACATTTATCGGAATAAGGAGGTAAGTATGAAGACAGTTAGACATCAAAATTTAATGGATATTGGATTTCCTGAACATACTGCACGTGATATTATTAAACAAGCTAAAGCGATTGCTGTCCAAGAATTTAAAGATGCTAGAGCTTTTTCGGATAATATGATACAATTAAATAAATCGCCTTTTGAGAATGTAAGATTAGATCTTGCTCCTAGATATATAGTGGAGAAATTACTTGGTTTTGAGTTGCTTTCAACTAGAGAGGAACAAGAAAATGAGTAAAAAATATAGAGGTATAAGACGAAATAATCAGGGAAAGATCTTTTATGAGATTGAAGTTGGAACAGATCCCAAAACGGGAAAACGTATTCGAAAAAAATCGTATAAGGACCAATTTGGCAATGATTTCAAGACTGAAAAACAAGCATTTGATGAAGCTTGTCGCATTCGCACAGAAATAAATATATCAAAGTACAGTCAGTCTAATGATGACTATGAAGATAAAAATATCACGTTCAGGCAATTTATGGAAGAGGTATATTTACCATATTATAAAAAGTCAGTACAAATGGTGACATATCGAACTGCTACACCACAATATCAAACATTTATTGATAGATTTGGTAGCAAGAAATTGTCAGAAATAACTGTCCGTGATTGTGAACGGTATCGTCTTGAATTAATTGACAGATATTCTCCTAATTATGCCAAAGGTCTATGGTGTAAATTTAAGCAGTGCTTACGCTATGCAGAAAGATTGGAGTATATTGATAAAGTTCCTTGTGAAAATTTGGATAATCCTAGAGGAGAGAGACCAGAAACGACATTTTGGCGACTAGATGAATTGCAGAAGGTATTAGATACTTTTGATTTATCGAATTATGAAGAACGTCAATACTATACAGCAACGTGGCTATATTTCATGACGGGAATGCGTGTTTCAGAAGGTCTAAGTCTCCAGTGGTCTGACATTGATTTCGATAAACAAATTATTCATATTTGTTCAACTCTTGAGTATAAGGGGAATGGACAATATGTAAGAAAAGAGCAAACCAAGACTCGTGCAGGTATGCGGTTCATTGAAATTGATGATGAAACAATTAAGGTTTTGAAAAGTTGGAGATCAGTTCAAGTATATAGCTCTGATGATGATTATGTACTTGCTAGATTTTCTAGTCCAATGGATAAAAGCACATTAAGTCGCATGTTGAAGCGTCATGCACTTAAAGCAAATGTACCCATTATTACTGGTAAAGGTTTAAGACATAGTCACGATTCGTTTATGATAAATGTTCTGAAAAAAGATGTTTTATATGTATCCGCTCGATCAGGTCGTACAGATAAGGCAACTACATTGAACACATATTCTCACTTATATGATCGTGAAAGAGTTAGTGGTGGAAAAGAAATCACAAAGGTATTGCAGGATGTCGGACTACTAGCAACTTCCCGCCAATTCCCCGCCAACGAAAATGCATCTATGTAAAACGTTGGTACTAAAGCAATTATAGACATAGCGCAATTCTTACTCTTAAATAATCAATTATTGATTACTTAGAATTGAAATCCTAAATTTATAGTCTTTTCGTTTAGTTAAGGTGATTATAAAATCGGAAACTTTCATTTAAGGCACTCCCACAGAATACTGTGGGGGTGTTTATTATACCTTCAAGCTAGTTTTTCTGGAAGTGAAAGATACGAAAACTATCAGCTAAGCTGATGGCTATTAGAGAGCTTCTAACTGTCATTTATTTGAAAGAATAAGGAAATAAAGAAGTTTCTCTATTAAGTTCAATCAAGTTTCATAGTCACGCTTAAAACCGCTACTGTAAGCAGTAGCGGTTTTTTGGTCTTTCTACGAATAAAGTAGTAAGGAGGTTTTTATGTATAGTATTTCATTAAAAGAAGACTCTATTTTGCCGCGAGAGCGTCTGGTCGAGCAGGGGCCAGAAGCATTGAACAATCAAGAATTATTAGCTATTTTGTTGCGAACAGGGAATCGAAAAGAAACAGTTTTTCAAATTTCCCAACAATTACTGACTCGTTTATCTAGTTTAGCAGATTTGCGTATGATGAGCCTACAAGAGCTCAAAAACATCCCTGGGATTGGTCCTATTAAGGCCATTGAATTGCAGGCTATGATGGAGCTAGGACGGCGGATTTGCAAGGCAGAGATGATTGAGAAGGAGCAGATTGTTAGTAGTAAAGCCCTAGCTTTGAAAATGCAGCAGGAGTTGGGCTATAAAAAGCAAGAACATCTGGTTGCCTTATATCTGAATCCTCAAAATCGAATTATTCATCAACAGACGATTTTTATCGGGAGTGCGACACGGAGTTTGGCAGAGCCAAGAGAA
This window contains:
- a CDS encoding zinc ribbon domain-containing protein, with the translated sequence MDFLTQFKEKAVQVGGFMKETTQTVISEQQKNSEINRKKKEIAQLQEKIDDLYRLIGIQYIQNFYDESSEETVFRDELERIKDFYHKQLQLQREIDLDFSDSRECQCGEQVSLLHLFCPYCGKTLKKDM
- a CDS encoding ABC transporter ATP-binding protein, with the translated sequence MDKYVLQKKCFSCFKDIGIGWTFCANCGEMVNNTGSKITLSASINDLFDHEDVQTKPTFQSKSSIFNKFTEKVKTTVSHQLDKGDEVLVSNISPFMFILSKNGVETQKIDDIFLSDRKGTIGKDLRGYYYCNIHHPVTINATVLPQGEKHYFVNGDHLKIVDTIYIFSIMNQEKVEWQIVDMTSDLAQELIPEQIDIDEKGNIFVMPTALDQVTINKVSRNEKTRLKPDDLLSYNHRLFLLMEDKLIFQAPLKDSETETIMENVYAQGIDSHLDVHIRERRAGTKLLLSDIQFSVSPGEMVLILGGSGAGKTTLINAIMGSEKADATILLGNKNIYNDFEQVKRMIANVPQFSLHREKDTVYMTIKNAAEMKLIRDFVRDDVLLKEKIDSVLDTVSLSKKRDSLVSELSGGEKKRLSIATEYISDPLVFILDEPDSGVDGSNARSIMSSLRNIANQGKIILVISHNPDRTPSDFDKVVVLAKSEQESCGKLAFYGSVEDTLAFFETDQLELVVAEIERRPDYYINKYADFLSK
- a CDS encoding SEC10/PgrA surface exclusion domain-containing protein gives rise to the protein MVKNKTIHTHGSIRKLKAYGAVGVLAIGMMATVGTVQVKADEAGNTSALVAPTTNEVTATQVDQAKEQVVAAEQTLNQAQSNLATAEQAVPALEAQYNTATQAVETKQAEVESAQNEVNQTPVAEAEKQVETTTQTVATKEDTIKENQTAVSTLENEVAVSTTAVTNAEKQVTNAEQAKAQADKQLAQDVADEKAAQAQVAASQAEVTKSTATVATKERKVAQATQEVTAKEAEAQTAETKLAEAKAADAKRQQAIDVAQSQVTNSQTQVTNAENQLKTANSNLTTVQNAIATAQAEVDKANLALGSIYTIKLTDTYKNLLEKFYEARYVTKDTNEMNRIWKELETESHRLLLGDEESKKEYRKFQAALRAVDANNRVVIQGNKGGLNDLTDADRLELAQFAQITINDMRSQMGITSKALISTGSMKIADMVAKEYLADDWDSEKGHDIQGIIRVKDRTGQKLDEDFSPEAHRFSKDYTMASLKSQVASFIFQMMFYDYSSSQHFGHAISLLNLDSKFRDARKGDQYFGLSGYTGSKNSGYLLEFTDGPAKPEYAGTPIANPISKEALQEAVRTAEGKLTTVQSKLAPAEALVATAQSKLQSAQSDLRTAERTLANAKAVPVQTPKAQVALDTAKANLITAQAALTTAQGELATAKTDLAKKQTALTEAQKALTLAKADVATSRANVENKSHALTTAQATLSSAQKTMADKKAALADKQAALTTTQRELAKAQDALKAAQATLATAKSNAQKLANLKVELEALQKEAETAKQALDAAKGQVATLTKEKNTAQSNYDKAVNNLKVLEAQYKAYQDYLAAKAEADRLEQERLEAERKAEEARQKAEQDAKAKEEAERLAAEAKAKAEAERLAREQAEKARIEAEKKAKEEADRLEAERLAKELAEKEAAAKAEAERIAKEQAEKEAAAKAEAERLAREKAEQEAKAKAEAERLEKERKEAEEKAKAEKDAAEKARLEAEAKAKAEEEAKAKAEAERLAREKEEAEKLAKEQAEKEKAEQEANKDKDKETPSQPEVKPDTPKDPVTPAPETKPEPTKPEVPTKPAEPVEKPTHSVGAPAFREDLPTFDLSTLVKNEEETEKEKEGKEPTVPVETPAATPKPTPVPVLAGHVGTSYGVGSRVQTPSYSRTEKYRELPKTGARESLALMALGTVLSSLGLVVKRKYK
- a CDS encoding Abi family protein, which translates into the protein MSSSDRRVQLSKDLNGEMKAFFPLDSLITHLSEKLAMSEKEIELAQDFLRCYNYYSFSVFVKQVPNNILAGKFQAAVTLYEFNEWLSHSLFNFSGRLEQFIKATFIESLCGQYTGDYQKGECYLDESIYETEALYQEFIEIIEKHLSENQSLSIQHHISNKNSKFPIWVLFQEMTFGETTRFISSLKKDFREQWIESAFLSKNIINPKIHGEEIKSKLFGWVSAVWYMRNRTAHHLRLYGQNFTVATPSFFSSDLRKINRNAMVKKQKTHNKDLFAYLLAMKNLIQYHSAIFIQDWNHFLITLEANMIGNPAIILASKIGFPSNWKQVLWIDE
- a CDS encoding ABC transporter permease, with translation MNYASHREQILVYLGKFKRGFVHTKGWTTFISALVISLIACLVSGEEGFSRGIISSKIDQTSFIVTCACIWIGLFNSITLICQERDIVKHEYRSGMKLSAYIAAHMIFQALIVLVEALIVTGIILLFYKSDIDSLERFGSFVIFRYVAYFLTIFLTIYAADALGLLLSSIVKNIEQAMVIMPFTLLLQFLFSGQIELEGLLAVLTNATISRFSLDGLLYLASSKNKLETDFVGIAGGDPYPIFFCCLVLIIFSVGFSYLSMKRLKSVEHDTRD